From the genome of Geobacter sp. SVR, one region includes:
- a CDS encoding helix-turn-helix transcriptional regulator — protein sequence MKKKASQAMTRNSEIQQPLRDEITLPKVLHALSDPIRMEIVLKIARAGQVACGAFDIPMPKSTLSHHFKVLRESGVVASRREGNELINSLRTEDLEARFPGVIAAIIAAGTADKGKA from the coding sequence ATGAAGAAAAAAGCGAGCCAGGCCATGACCAGGAATAGCGAAATACAACAACCCTTGCGGGATGAAATTACTTTACCCAAAGTCCTTCACGCACTCAGCGACCCCATACGCATGGAAATCGTGCTCAAAATTGCCAGAGCGGGTCAGGTTGCCTGTGGAGCATTCGATATACCGATGCCCAAGTCCACGTTATCGCATCACTTCAAAGTCCTGAGGGAATCGGGGGTAGTCGCCAGCAGGCGGGAGGGTAACGAGCTGATAAACTCTTTGCGGACTGAAGATCTGGAAGCACGCTTTCCGGGAGTCATTGCGGCCATAATTGCTGCAGGAACAGCTGACAAAGGAAAAGCCTGA
- a CDS encoding FAD/NAD(P)-binding protein — protein sequence MCDHNKNIYLPYLATVEEVIDETPDVRTLRLVFQDEQVRDSFVFRAGQFAEYSAFGAGESTFCIASSPTRKGYIECCFRSVGRVTEALRRLEVGDSMGVRGPYGNSFPIEDFYGRNLVFVAGGIALPPLRTLIWNCLDLRDKFGEITIVYGARTEADLVYKRELEEWEKRGDVRLVKTVDPGGNGPAWDGKVGFVPAILEEAAPAADNTIALVCGPPIMIKFTLPVLEKLGFTDEQVYTTLENRMKCGLGKCGRCNVGNVYVCKDGPVFTAEQVKAMPAEF from the coding sequence ATGTGCGATCATAACAAGAACATCTATCTCCCTTACTTGGCCACTGTCGAGGAGGTCATCGACGAGACCCCGGATGTCCGTACCCTGCGCCTGGTTTTTCAGGATGAGCAGGTCCGTGACAGCTTCGTCTTCCGGGCTGGCCAGTTCGCCGAATATTCCGCTTTCGGGGCCGGGGAGTCCACCTTCTGCATCGCTTCCTCTCCTACCAGGAAGGGCTACATCGAATGCTGTTTCCGGTCAGTGGGCCGGGTGACCGAGGCCCTGCGCAGGCTGGAGGTCGGCGACAGCATGGGGGTGCGCGGCCCGTACGGCAACTCCTTTCCCATTGAAGACTTCTATGGCAGGAACCTGGTCTTCGTTGCCGGCGGCATCGCCTTGCCGCCGCTCAGGACCTTGATCTGGAACTGCCTTGATCTGCGTGATAAATTCGGGGAGATCACCATCGTCTACGGCGCCCGCACGGAGGCGGACCTGGTCTACAAACGCGAATTGGAGGAGTGGGAAAAGCGCGGTGACGTGCGGCTGGTCAAGACGGTCGATCCGGGGGGCAATGGCCCTGCGTGGGATGGCAAGGTCGGCTTTGTCCCGGCCATCCTGGAAGAGGCTGCTCCTGCGGCCGACAACACCATTGCCCTGGTCTGCGGCCCGCCGATCATGATCAAGTTCACCCTGCCGGTGCTGGAGAAGCTGGGCTTTACGGACGAACAGGTCTACACTACCTTGGAGAACCGCATGAAGTGCGGCCTGGGTAAGTGCGGCCGCTGCAATGTCGGCAATGTCTATGTCTGCAAGGATGGGCCGGTCTTCACTGCGGAGCAGGTCAAGGCCATGCCGGCAGAATTTTGA